The Candidatus Thermoplasmatota archaeon genome includes a window with the following:
- a CDS encoding CoB--CoM heterodisulfide reductase iron-sulfur subunit A family protein: MAESKPRIGVYICECGINIASTVDVPKVVEELGKLENVAAAKYYKYMCSEPGQELIKKDIKELKLDRVVVASCSPRMHEPTFRNACEEAGLNQYCFEMANIREHCSWVHQDKERATEKALALVKAAIARASLLELLQKKEVPVIPKALVLGGGVAGIQAALDLGDKGFKTYLVESSPSIGGRMAQLDKTFPTLDCSACILTPKMVEVARNENIELITYAELVDVQGYIGNFKVKVRKRPRYIDENRCVGCGECANACRLKDRIPNEFDLGLGKRGAVYIPFPQAVPLKYVIDPEHCLYLTKGKCGKELLCKKACPANAINFDQKEEIIELEVGTILVATGYDTLDPKLRPEYGYNGKNVITGLEFERLCNASGPTKGEITVNGKKPKNVVFIQCVGSREKDGNQYCSRVCCMYTAKQAHLVREKLPGANVTIFYTDVRAFGKGFEEFYTRVQAEGVTYKRRE, from the coding sequence ATGGCTGAGTCAAAACCAAGGATCGGCGTATATATCTGCGAATGCGGTATCAATATTGCTAGTACTGTTGATGTGCCTAAGGTTGTAGAAGAGCTTGGGAAATTAGAAAATGTAGCTGCTGCTAAATACTACAAATACATGTGCTCAGAGCCGGGACAAGAGCTTATAAAAAAAGATATTAAAGAATTAAAGTTAGATAGAGTTGTAGTGGCTTCCTGCTCACCGCGCATGCACGAGCCTACTTTTAGAAATGCATGTGAAGAAGCAGGCTTAAATCAATATTGTTTTGAAATGGCTAATATTAGAGAGCACTGCTCTTGGGTTCATCAAGATAAAGAAAGAGCTACTGAGAAAGCGTTGGCACTCGTAAAAGCAGCGATAGCTAGAGCTTCTTTATTAGAGCTGCTCCAGAAAAAAGAAGTACCAGTTATACCAAAAGCGCTTGTGCTTGGTGGCGGTGTAGCAGGTATTCAAGCAGCTTTAGATTTAGGAGATAAAGGATTTAAAACTTATTTAGTAGAATCTTCGCCCAGCATAGGTGGTAGGATGGCTCAGCTAGATAAAACATTCCCCACTTTAGACTGCTCTGCTTGCATACTCACACCTAAAATGGTAGAAGTTGCAAGGAATGAGAATATAGAGCTAATAACTTATGCTGAGCTCGTTGATGTCCAGGGCTATATTGGTAATTTCAAAGTTAAAGTCAGAAAGAGACCACGTTATATCGACGAGAATAGATGTGTAGGCTGCGGCGAATGTGCAAATGCATGTAGGCTCAAAGATAGAATCCCTAACGAGTTTGATCTCGGTCTTGGTAAGAGGGGCGCGGTCTACATACCGTTCCCGCAGGCAGTGCCTTTAAAATATGTAATTGATCCTGAGCATTGTTTATATCTTACAAAAGGCAAGTGCGGTAAAGAGCTTTTGTGCAAAAAAGCCTGTCCTGCAAACGCTATAAACTTCGATCAAAAAGAGGAAATTATTGAATTGGAAGTAGGTACAATACTGGTAGCTACAGGCTATGATACACTTGATCCCAAGTTAAGACCAGAATACGGTTATAACGGTAAAAACGTTATTACTGGGCTAGAATTTGAAAGACTCTGTAACGCTTCTGGGCCTACTAAAGGCGAGATTACAGTTAACGGTAAAAAACCAAAGAATGTAGTTTTCATACAATGCGTGGGCTCGCGCGAGAAAGATGGTAATCAATACTGCTCAAGAGTGTGCTGTATGTACACTGCAAAGCAGGCGCATTTAGTCAGGGAAAAACTGCCTGGAGCAAATGTAACGATTTTTTATACTGATGTTAGAGCCTTCGGGAAAGGTTTTGAGGAATTTTATACAAGAGTACAAGCTGAAGGGGTTACGTACAAACGGCGTGAGC
- a CDS encoding hydrogenase iron-sulfur subunit — MEKEFEPKILAFLCNWCSYAGADLAGVSRMQYPPNIRAIRVMCSGRVNPLYVLRAFQNGIDGVLVAGCHPGECHYQYGNLYAKRRLALTRKLLEFVGIEPERLFVAWVSASEGKKFADIAKKMVNDLKKLGPINQELRRIEEW, encoded by the coding sequence ATGGAAAAAGAATTCGAACCTAAAATATTGGCATTCCTTTGCAATTGGTGTAGCTACGCAGGCGCTGATCTAGCAGGCGTGAGTAGAATGCAATACCCGCCGAACATTAGAGCGATTAGAGTTATGTGCTCAGGTAGAGTCAATCCCCTATATGTGCTCAGAGCTTTTCAGAACGGTATAGATGGCGTGCTTGTTGCTGGCTGCCATCCAGGCGAGTGCCATTATCAGTATGGCAACCTTTACGCAAAGCGCAGATTAGCACTTACTAGAAAGTTATTAGAATTCGTAGGCATAGAGCCTGAAAGACTATTTGTAGCATGGGTCTCTGCATCGGAAGGTAAAAAATTCGCAGATATAGCTAAGAAAATGGTTAATGATCTGAAGAAGTTAGGCCCTATAAATCAAGAGCTAAGGAGAATAGAAGAGTGGTAA
- a CDS encoding 4Fe-4S dicluster domain-containing protein — protein sequence DGFLLEAHPKLRPLDTFTDGIFLAGCCQSPKDIPDSVAQASGAAIKAGIPLAQGKVEVEPLYGVIDKDRCSGCRICEGLCSYSALKYDEQEKIMTVNDILCKGCGACSAACPSGAVSMQHFKSVQILAQIGAMLT from the coding sequence GACGGTTTCTTATTAGAAGCGCATCCCAAACTAAGACCTTTAGATACGTTCACAGATGGTATCTTTCTTGCAGGCTGCTGTCAGTCGCCAAAAGATATACCAGATAGTGTAGCGCAAGCTTCTGGTGCTGCAATAAAGGCAGGCATTCCACTTGCGCAAGGTAAGGTAGAAGTGGAGCCACTTTATGGAGTAATAGATAAAGACAGATGTAGCGGCTGCAGAATATGCGAAGGGCTTTGTAGTTATTCAGCTTTGAAGTATGACGAACAAGAGAAAATCATGACTGTAAACGATATATTATGCAAGGGTTGCGGCGCTTGTTCTGCCGCTTGCCCTTCAGGCGCTGTCTCAATGCAGCATTTCAAGAGCGTACAGATACTTGCCCAAATCGGAGCGATGCTAACATGA
- a CDS encoding 4Fe-4S dicluster domain-containing protein, with protein sequence MEVSRIILKRKIQEFVSKLLKEYELYAPVKENDLINFSAINTNSEIAYDYYNSTKPPKQILFTQSETLFKFKLGRKSAEIEMPENSKKEKIILGIRPCDAKSFSLLDKVFDNEYKDNYYLTKRRSTILIGLSCPNPKATCFCTSLGSTPFSKENLDLLLTDIGESYYVEIVTERGAKTIKVADELFSKPTKKEEEKRAEAQVEAEKKIVRHLSINKIPDQLENIYDATIWESIGEKCIGCGICAYLCPTCHCFDINDELSASRTKGARIRTWDYCTHQIYTLQTSGFNPRPTQKYRVRNRIYHKFKYLHDNFNILGCVGCGRCIEHCPVNIDVTEILSKINSVSVEK encoded by the coding sequence ATGGAAGTATCTAGAATAATATTAAAACGAAAAATTCAAGAATTTGTGAGCAAGCTTTTAAAAGAATACGAGCTCTATGCGCCTGTAAAAGAAAACGATTTAATCAATTTCTCAGCAATAAATACAAACTCTGAGATAGCATACGATTATTACAATTCTACAAAACCACCTAAACAAATATTATTCACGCAATCTGAAACGCTATTCAAATTTAAGTTAGGCAGAAAATCTGCAGAAATAGAAATGCCAGAGAATAGTAAAAAAGAAAAAATAATCTTAGGAATAAGACCTTGCGATGCAAAGAGTTTTTCACTACTCGATAAAGTGTTTGATAACGAGTACAAGGACAACTACTACCTGACCAAAAGGAGAAGCACAATACTTATAGGATTGAGCTGTCCAAACCCCAAAGCTACTTGCTTCTGTACCTCGCTCGGTAGCACCCCATTCTCTAAAGAAAATTTAGACTTGCTACTTACAGATATTGGCGAAAGTTATTACGTAGAAATAGTGACTGAAAGAGGTGCTAAAACTATAAAAGTAGCTGATGAGCTGTTTTCGAAACCTACTAAAAAAGAAGAAGAAAAAAGAGCTGAAGCTCAAGTAGAAGCAGAGAAAAAGATCGTCCGCCACTTAAGTATTAATAAAATCCCAGATCAACTTGAGAATATTTACGATGCTACAATCTGGGAATCTATAGGAGAGAAATGCATCGGCTGCGGAATCTGCGCATACTTATGCCCCACATGCCACTGCTTCGATATTAACGATGAGCTTAGTGCTAGCAGAACAAAAGGCGCTAGAATAAGAACTTGGGATTATTGTACGCATCAAATTTATACTTTGCAAACCTCCGGCTTCAATCCAAGACCAACTCAAAAATATAGAGTAAGAAATAGAATCTATCATAAATTCAAATATCTTCACGATAATTTTAATATTTTAGGATGCGTTGGTTGTGGTAGATGTATTGAGCATTGTCCTGTGAATATTGATGTCACAGAAATACTATCTAAAATAAACTCTGTAAGTGTAGAAAAATGA
- a CDS encoding DUF86 domain-containing protein translates to MIRLASAISRIEKHKRKAKELSKQDLSNYLVFSALAMECFQAVNATIDLGELIVSEKRLGYPSKYREIFEFLYNEKIIGNKTLENIKRLIFLRNLISHEYYTITERELKEMANLLDCLDELMKKAKGFR, encoded by the coding sequence ATGATAAGATTAGCTTCAGCAATATCACGAATAGAAAAACATAAAAGAAAAGCAAAAGAACTTAGCAAGCAAGATTTATCCAATTATTTGGTTTTTAGTGCACTCGCAATGGAATGCTTTCAGGCAGTTAATGCAACAATAGATTTAGGAGAGCTGATCGTTTCTGAAAAAAGACTAGGATATCCGTCTAAATACAGAGAGATATTTGAATTCTTATATAACGAGAAAATAATAGGCAACAAGACTCTAGAAAATATTAAGAGACTTATATTTTTGAGAAATTTAATTTCACACGAATATTACACAATCACAGAGAGAGAATTAAAGGAGATGGCAAATCTTTTAGATTGTTTAGATGAATTAATGAAAAAGGCTAAAGGCTTCAGGTAG
- a CDS encoding PAC2 family protein produces MVEIKIHKFKDMDLRGATIVDGFPTVGLVSTIAANYLIGALNLDQISALDSPDFPAVSMVYASKPKFPARIYADEKSKVAVFLSEFTPTPYLARAIAKTILEWAIEHKCKRIVIPEGLSVSKKDEKLDVYCVGSTDSARADLRKYQIKQLETGIVTGVSGVLLNEGRRANFDVISLFAEVRPDMPDARAAARVIEVIDLFIPALKIDVTPLYEEAERIEKYLRVLREHSKPAAEPTYAPQMYG; encoded by the coding sequence ATGGTTGAAATAAAAATCCATAAATTCAAAGATATGGATCTTAGGGGAGCAACTATAGTAGACGGCTTCCCAACAGTTGGTTTAGTATCTACAATAGCAGCTAACTATCTGATAGGAGCTTTGAACTTAGACCAAATAAGTGCTCTCGACTCGCCTGACTTCCCTGCAGTCTCAATGGTCTATGCGTCTAAACCTAAATTCCCAGCTAGAATATATGCAGATGAAAAAAGCAAAGTTGCGGTGTTCCTTTCTGAATTCACTCCTACACCTTATCTAGCAAGAGCTATTGCAAAAACAATTCTAGAATGGGCAATAGAGCATAAATGCAAACGTATAGTCATACCTGAAGGCTTATCAGTTTCTAAAAAAGATGAAAAGCTTGACGTATACTGTGTGGGGAGTACTGACAGTGCAAGAGCAGATTTGAGAAAATATCAGATAAAGCAGCTTGAAACAGGCATTGTTACAGGTGTTAGCGGTGTTTTACTTAATGAAGGGCGAAGAGCAAACTTTGATGTTATATCGCTTTTCGCAGAAGTAAGGCCTGACATGCCTGATGCGAGAGCTGCAGCTAGAGTAATTGAAGTAATTGATTTATTCATACCTGCACTCAAAATAGATGTCACACCTCTTTATGAAGAAGCAGAAAGAATTGAGAAGTATTTGAGAGTATTAAGGGAGCACTCGAAGCCTGCTGCAGAACCTACTTATGCACCGCAGATGTACGGCTGA
- a CDS encoding sulfide/dihydroorotate dehydrogenase-like FAD/NAD-binding protein, with product MARTIKKEQLATNTKLFDLEAPLIAKKCLPGQFVILRIDEQGERIPLTIADYNRENGIITIVVQEVGKSTYQLGKLEVGDEILDLIGPLGNPSEIENFGTVICVGGGVGIAPIYPIARALKEKGNRIISIIGARSKDLLFWEQKVKEVSDELLITTDDGSYRRKGVVTEPLKEILEREKIDRVIAIGPPIMMKFVAKTTQPFKVKTIVSLNPIMVDGTGMCGACRCSVGGKTKFACVDGPEFDAHLVDFDLLMNRLKVYLDEEKNALERYQGK from the coding sequence ATGGCTAGAACAATCAAAAAAGAACAGCTTGCTACTAACACTAAATTATTTGATTTAGAAGCTCCGCTGATTGCAAAGAAATGCTTACCCGGGCAGTTTGTGATTTTGAGAATTGATGAGCAGGGTGAGCGCATTCCACTTACAATTGCAGATTACAATAGAGAAAACGGAATTATTACAATTGTTGTTCAAGAGGTTGGTAAGAGTACCTATCAGCTTGGTAAATTAGAAGTTGGCGATGAAATATTAGATCTTATTGGGCCTCTCGGCAACCCTTCTGAGATTGAAAATTTTGGTACTGTGATTTGTGTTGGAGGTGGCGTCGGCATAGCGCCTATCTATCCAATTGCAAGAGCGCTAAAAGAAAAAGGCAATCGAATAATTTCAATAATCGGCGCGAGAAGTAAAGATTTACTGTTCTGGGAGCAAAAGGTGAAAGAAGTTAGCGATGAGCTCCTTATCACAACTGATGATGGTAGCTATAGGAGAAAAGGTGTTGTCACAGAGCCTCTGAAAGAAATATTAGAGCGTGAAAAAATTGATAGAGTAATAGCTATAGGCCCTCCTATAATGATGAAATTCGTTGCTAAAACTACTCAGCCTTTTAAAGTAAAAACTATCGTTTCGCTGAATCCGATTATGGTCGATGGTACTGGCATGTGCGGTGCTTGCAGATGCAGTGTGGGCGGTAAAACAAAATTCGCATGCGTTGACGGCCCTGAGTTTGATGCTCATCTAGTAGACTTTGATTTGCTAATGAATAGATTAAAAGTTTATCTTGACGAGGAGAAGAACGCGCTAGAAAGATATCAAGGTAAGTAA
- a CDS encoding FAD/NAD(P)-binding protein gives MINPYIPEIAKIESIRKETLDINTYKLVFTKEKNFSYKPGQFVMVSVLGEGEFPAAIASSPTQKGYIELSVRKMGKVTTALHRLEENDVIGIRGPYGNSFPVEHWKNKNLLYIGGGIGLAPLRSLINYTLDERKNYNKLLLIYGARTQGDLVYKEELFKLEKSKDIEVKLAIDKHEEGWTRFVGFVPDYVLALKPSTKNAIAITCGPPIMIKLVIQNLLKLGFVQEQIYTTLEMRMKCGIGKCGRCNIGNIYVCKDGPVFTAKQLQELPEEY, from the coding sequence ATGATTAACCCCTACATACCTGAGATTGCAAAAATCGAGAGTATAAGGAAAGAGACTTTAGATATTAACACTTACAAGCTGGTGTTTACAAAAGAGAAAAATTTTAGTTATAAGCCGGGGCAGTTTGTAATGGTCTCTGTGCTTGGAGAGGGAGAATTCCCAGCAGCTATTGCTTCATCGCCAACTCAAAAGGGCTACATTGAGCTTAGTGTTAGAAAGATGGGTAAGGTAACAACTGCTTTACATAGACTGGAGGAAAACGATGTGATTGGTATTAGAGGACCTTACGGAAATAGCTTTCCAGTGGAGCATTGGAAAAATAAAAATCTTCTCTATATCGGCGGTGGTATAGGATTAGCGCCTTTAAGATCTTTAATAAATTACACTTTAGACGAGAGAAAAAACTATAACAAGCTCTTGTTAATTTACGGCGCAAGAACTCAGGGAGATTTGGTCTATAAGGAAGAATTATTCAAGCTAGAGAAAAGCAAAGACATAGAAGTAAAGCTTGCGATTGATAAGCATGAAGAAGGCTGGACTAGATTTGTAGGGTTTGTACCTGATTATGTCTTAGCTCTAAAACCATCTACTAAAAACGCAATTGCTATAACATGCGGCCCGCCAATAATGATTAAATTAGTTATTCAAAACCTTCTAAAACTAGGCTTTGTACAAGAGCAGATATACACTACTTTAGAAATGAGAATGAAATGTGGCATAGGCAAATGCGGTAGATGCAATATTGGCAATATTTACGTTTGCAAAGACGGTCCTGTATTTACTGCGAAACAGCTACAGGAGTTGCCAGAAGAGTATTAA
- a CDS encoding Coenzyme F420 hydrogenase/dehydrogenase, beta subunit C-terminal domain, with translation MVSIEDKLREESKKIISTSDLKYIIGYEKGSDSLRVTPSFAKSLEDIDKFIFSPFCSNNLTVYLTKPLTERFIVGKEEKRKIGIVVKGCDSRALVQLIQENIIARDSLVIIGIVCEGIVDIRKLAVKLKELKIHENAKFSSAELVEDKFIFEIDGKKINIPKQEIVFDKCNSCKYPTPLIYDVLIGEPKKVESVEEPYEDIKKLESLSLEERWNYWKQQFSKCIRCYACKNICPLCYCKECIAEKTTPVWIRASPNLQENLQFHLMRALHLAGRCIGCEECERACPMNIPVRALTKKLEKEVLEMFNYEAGIDPKAKPLLASFDPKDPAEFIM, from the coding sequence GTGGTAAGCATTGAAGATAAACTCAGAGAAGAGTCTAAGAAAATTATCTCAACGTCTGATTTAAAATATATAATAGGCTATGAAAAAGGCAGCGATAGCTTAAGAGTTACACCCTCCTTCGCAAAAAGTTTAGAAGACATAGATAAATTTATATTCTCGCCGTTCTGCAGTAATAATCTTACTGTCTATCTTACAAAACCATTAACAGAAAGATTCATTGTAGGCAAAGAAGAAAAGAGGAAAATAGGTATTGTAGTTAAAGGATGCGATTCAAGAGCGCTTGTCCAGCTTATACAGGAAAATATTATTGCCAGAGATTCTTTAGTGATAATAGGAATTGTTTGCGAGGGAATAGTTGACATTAGAAAATTGGCTGTGAAACTTAAAGAGCTTAAAATACACGAGAATGCAAAGTTTAGCTCTGCAGAGCTTGTAGAAGATAAGTTTATATTTGAAATAGATGGAAAGAAAATCAATATTCCCAAACAAGAGATAGTATTCGATAAATGCAACTCTTGCAAATATCCTACACCTTTAATTTACGATGTTCTTATAGGAGAGCCTAAAAAGGTCGAAAGTGTAGAAGAGCCTTACGAAGATATCAAGAAACTAGAATCTTTATCTTTGGAAGAGCGCTGGAACTATTGGAAACAGCAATTTAGTAAATGCATAAGATGCTATGCATGCAAAAATATTTGCCCACTTTGCTATTGCAAAGAATGTATTGCAGAAAAGACTACGCCAGTTTGGATAAGGGCTTCGCCTAACTTACAAGAAAATTTGCAATTCCATTTAATGAGAGCTTTGCATCTGGCTGGAAGATGCATAGGATGCGAAGAGTGCGAGCGCGCATGCCCCATGAATATACCGGTAAGAGCATTAACTAAAAAGCTAGAGAAAGAAGTGCTTGAAATGTTCAATTACGAAGCAGGCATCGATCCAAAAGCAAAGCCTTTACTTGCAAGCTTTGACCCTAAAGATCCAGCCGAGTTTATAATGTGA
- the gltA gene encoding NADPH-dependent glutamate synthase, whose translation MAKVIPRTKMPEQEPKERIKNFNEVALGYDNELAVLEATRCLQCKKPECVKGCPVEIDIPGFIKLIKDKDFQGAIDKLKEKNALPAICGRVCPQETQCEELCVLGKKFEPVAIGRLERFAADWERAKGIKEPVITKKTNKRIAVIGSGPAGLTCAAELAKLGHSVTIFESLHKTGGVLRYGIPEFRLPKAVVDAEVDYVKKLGVEIQTNMVVGKSISVDELLQEFDAIFIGTGAGLPMFLGIEGENLSCIYSANEFLTRVNLMSAYKFPEYDTPVKVGKRVAVIGAGNVAMDSARCALRMGAEYVWIVYRRSEEEMPARKEEVLRAKEEGVRFMLLTNPVKFYGDAQGRVKKMECIQMKLGEPDESGRKRPIPIEGSNFIMEIDTVVIAIGQSPNPLIPRTTKGLELGKHGNIVTDENGRTSREKIFAGGDIVTGAATVISAMGAGKKAARAIDEYLKKK comes from the coding sequence ATGGCAAAAGTTATACCTAGAACTAAAATGCCTGAGCAAGAGCCTAAAGAAAGAATAAAAAATTTTAATGAAGTTGCACTTGGGTATGATAACGAGCTTGCAGTCTTAGAAGCGACCAGATGCTTGCAGTGTAAAAAGCCAGAATGCGTAAAAGGCTGTCCTGTAGAAATAGATATCCCGGGATTTATCAAGTTAATAAAAGATAAAGATTTTCAAGGAGCAATAGACAAGCTAAAAGAAAAAAATGCTCTTCCTGCTATCTGCGGTAGGGTATGTCCTCAAGAAACGCAATGCGAAGAGCTCTGTGTACTTGGTAAAAAATTTGAGCCTGTAGCTATAGGTAGATTAGAGCGGTTTGCTGCAGACTGGGAGCGTGCTAAAGGAATAAAAGAGCCCGTGATCACAAAAAAGACAAATAAAAGAATTGCAGTTATAGGCTCTGGTCCTGCAGGCTTAACCTGCGCTGCAGAACTAGCTAAACTCGGCCATTCAGTAACGATATTCGAATCTCTTCACAAAACAGGCGGGGTATTAAGGTATGGAATACCTGAATTTAGATTACCTAAAGCAGTTGTAGATGCGGAAGTAGACTATGTGAAGAAATTGGGTGTTGAGATTCAAACTAATATGGTTGTTGGAAAGTCAATTTCTGTGGACGAGCTTTTGCAAGAATTTGATGCTATTTTTATCGGTACAGGTGCAGGCCTGCCTATGTTTCTGGGTATAGAAGGCGAGAATCTTAGCTGCATCTATTCTGCGAACGAGTTCCTTACAAGAGTTAACTTAATGAGTGCTTATAAATTCCCGGAATACGACACGCCTGTAAAGGTAGGTAAGAGGGTAGCGGTTATAGGTGCAGGCAATGTAGCTATGGACAGCGCAAGATGCGCACTTAGAATGGGTGCAGAATATGTTTGGATAGTTTATAGGCGTAGTGAAGAAGAGATGCCTGCACGTAAAGAAGAAGTGCTTAGAGCAAAAGAAGAAGGTGTTAGGTTTATGCTGCTTACTAACCCTGTAAAATTCTACGGCGATGCTCAAGGTAGAGTGAAGAAAATGGAATGCATCCAGATGAAGCTTGGAGAGCCTGACGAGTCAGGAAGAAAAAGGCCTATCCCGATCGAAGGCTCTAATTTTATAATGGAAATAGATACTGTTGTTATTGCAATAGGGCAGAGCCCTAATCCCTTAATACCAAGAACTACAAAAGGTCTTGAGCTTGGAAAACATGGTAATATTGTTACTGATGAAAACGGGAGGACAAGCAGAGAGAAAATTTTTGCAGGCGGCGATATCGTTACAGGCGCTGCAACTGTTATCTCGGCGATGGGCGCAGGTAAGAAAGCAGCAAGAGCTATTGACGAGTATCTAAAAAAGAAATAA
- a CDS encoding nucleotidyltransferase domain-containing protein, with protein MRKGITVLVKDIKKHPKVAGIILFGSYAKKKLKPLSDIDIAVIVKNPDKTVEADIASFSSNVFDVVNFHKLPLYIQFEVLKHGKTLFIRDEKFFSEIRREVLRDYLEMSYLYERMSKKILA; from the coding sequence ATGAGAAAGGGGATAACCGTTCTTGTAAAAGACATAAAAAAACATCCAAAAGTTGCAGGAATAATCTTATTTGGCTCGTATGCAAAGAAGAAATTGAAACCTCTTTCTGATATAGACATAGCTGTCATAGTGAAAAACCCAGATAAAACTGTAGAAGCCGACATAGCAAGTTTCTCTTCAAATGTTTTTGATGTTGTAAATTTCCATAAATTACCGCTATATATACAGTTTGAAGTATTGAAGCACGGGAAGACACTTTTCATTAGAGATGAGAAATTTTTTTCGGAAATAAGAAGAGAAGTGTTAAGAGATTATTTGGAAATGTCCTATTTGTATGAAAGAATGAGCAAGAAGATATTAGCATGA
- a CDS encoding 4Fe-4S binding protein, whose translation GFLLEAHPKLRPLDTFTDGIFLAGCCQSPKDIPDSVAQASGAASKAVSLLAKGVVETEGIVAKVNEFLCNGCGMCIELCPFKAIELKSTKLFGVTVNIASINEALCKGCGACSAGCRNGAIQQAHFKDLQMISAIDGLA comes from the coding sequence ACGGTTTCTTATTAGAAGCGCATCCCAAACTAAGACCTTTAGATACGTTCACAGACGGTATCTTTCTTGCAGGCTGCTGTCAGTCGCCAAAGGATATACCAGATAGTGTAGCGCAAGCAAGTGGCGCTGCATCTAAAGCAGTTTCTCTACTTGCGAAAGGCGTTGTAGAAACTGAAGGGATAGTTGCAAAAGTAAATGAATTTCTATGCAATGGATGCGGTATGTGCATAGAGCTATGCCCTTTCAAAGCGATAGAATTAAAATCTACCAAGCTATTTGGAGTCACAGTGAATATAGCATCTATAAATGAAGCGCTATGCAAAGGATGTGGAGCTTGTTCCGCAGGCTGCAGAAACGGCGCTATCCAGCAGGCGCATTTCAAAGATCTACAAATGATTAGTGCTATAGATGGGCTTGCTTAA
- a CDS encoding FAD-dependent oxidoreductase, with the protein MRIGVYVCECGINIAKTVDVPKVAEYVNSLPHVAITRYYKYMCSEPGQELIKEDIKELKLDKVIVASCSPRMHEATFRNACKAAGLNQYCFEMANIREHCSWVHQDIKEATEKAMALVRSAVYKSIYLEPLSTREVNIIPKALVVGGGIAGIQTSLDIADAGFKVYLVESSPSIGGRMAQLDKTFPTLDCSACILTPKMVEVARNENIELITYAELVDVQGYIGNFKVKVRKRPRYIDENRCVGCGECANACRLKDRIPNEFDLGLGKRGAVYIPFP; encoded by the coding sequence ATGAGAATAGGCGTGTATGTTTGCGAATGCGGTATAAACATTGCAAAGACCGTAGACGTGCCTAAAGTTGCTGAGTATGTTAATTCTCTGCCACATGTAGCTATCACTAGATATTACAAATATATGTGCTCTGAGCCTGGTCAGGAGCTGATAAAAGAGGATATTAAAGAGCTGAAACTCGATAAAGTAATAGTTGCATCTTGCTCGCCACGCATGCATGAAGCTACTTTTAGAAATGCATGCAAAGCAGCAGGCTTAAATCAATATTGTTTTGAAATGGCTAATATTAGAGAGCACTGCTCTTGGGTTCATCAAGACATAAAAGAAGCTACTGAGAAAGCTATGGCACTAGTGAGAAGCGCTGTGTATAAATCAATATATTTAGAGCCTTTAAGTACAAGAGAAGTTAATATTATTCCTAAAGCGCTTGTTGTCGGAGGAGGTATTGCAGGAATACAAACTTCGCTAGATATTGCAGATGCTGGCTTTAAAGTTTATCTTGTTGAAAGCTCCCCTTCGATAGGTGGCAGAATGGCGCAGCTAGATAAAACATTCCCCACTTTAGACTGCTCTGCTTGCATACTCACACCTAAAATGGTAGAAGTTGCAAGGAATGAGAATATAGAGCTAATAACTTATGCTGAGCTCGTTGATGTCCAGGGCTATATTGGTAATTTCAAAGTTAAAGTCAGAAAGAGACCACGTTATATCGACGAGAATAGATGTGTAGGCTGCGGCGAATGTGCAAATGCATGTAGGCTCAAAGATAGAATCCCTAACGAGTTTGATCTCGGTCTTGGTAAGAGGGGCGCGGTCTACATACCGTTCCC